ATTTTTTTTAGGGGGTGTTTTAATATAGTCTTTAAATATTTTATTTATCTCTTCTATTGTGATAATTTTAGTTATTTTTGAGTTCTTTTGTGCTTTTAAAATAGAACCTTCAATTTTATAATAACCATTATTTAAAGCTTTAATAGATTTTTTTAGTATGGTCTTATCATTCACTCTAACAAAAGTAGAAATGTCTTTTTCACAATCAAGTTTAGGAAGGAGTTTTGTTTTTTTTTCAACTATAAAAGTTGTATAAAGAACAATTGTTATGGAAATCATAACAATTGTTGCAAAAGTAAAAATATTATTTATTATAACACCATCACTAGGACGAGTTTTTTTTACTTTCATTTTTATTTTTTAGATTAATGCTTCTTTTAAAACATCTTCTATTGTATCAACAGCTTTTATTTCCATATTCTCTTTTACTTCTTCAGGTATTTCATCTAAATCTCTTTGGAAATTTTTTCTTGGAATTAAAGCTAGTTTCATTTTTGCTCTATGTGCTGCAATAAGTTTTTCTTTTAATCCTCCAATAGGTAATACTTTTCCTGTTAGGGTTAATTCCCCTGTCATTGCAAGATCAGAACGAACTTCTTTATTACTTAAAATTGAAGCAATAGTAGTTGCCATAGTTATTCCTGCACTTGGACCATCTTTTGGGGTTGCTCCTTCTGGAATATGTAAATGAATATCATATCTTTTATATATCTCACTTGAATCAACAGTTATTTTTTCTTCTGTTTCTTTTGAAGTTTTGGGAATTGTATTTTGCTCAATTTTTAATTTTTTATTATCAATTAAAAGTTTTACAACAGAGTACGAAATCTTTGATGATTCTTTCATCACTTCACCCATATTTCCTGTAACACTTAAAATACCTTTTCCTCTAAGTTTTACAGCTTCTGTTTTTAAAACATCTCCACCAACAGCTGTCCAAGCTAAACCATTTGTAACTCCAATTTGATTTTTCTTTTCTGCTGGGTCTATTTCAAAAATAGGGTTTTCTAAAAACTCTTTTAGGTTTTTTGTTGAAATAGAAACTTTTTTCATATCTTCATTTTTAAGAAGTTTTTTTACAGTTTTTCTAAATATTTTTGCAAAAACTCTTCTTAGATTTCTAACCCCAGCTTCTCTTGTATATTTTGAGATTATAGCTTCGATAGTTGTTTTAGATAAAGAAATTTCACTTCTTTTTAGTCCATGTTTTTCTAATTCTTGAGGAATTAAATAGTCTTTTGCAATATGATATTTTTCATTTGGAGTATATGAAGAAATTTCAATAAACTCCATTCTATCTCTTAACGCAGGAGGAATTCTTCTTGCATCATTTGCAGTTGCAACAAAAATACATTGTGAAAGATCAATTGCAAAGTTTAAGTAAAGATCCCTAAATTCATTATTTTGTTCTGGATCTAGAACTTCAAGCATAACAGCAGTTGGGTCACCTCTGTGATTTGCTCCTAACTTATCTATTTCATCTAAAACTACCACAGGATTCATTGTTTTTGCATCACTTAAGCCTTTTACAATTCTTCCTGGCATTGCTCCAACATATGTTCTTCTATGTCCTCTTAATTCATTTACATCTTCCATACCACCTAAAGCAATTCTTACAAGTGGTCTTTTTAAAGCTTGAGAAATAGAGTTTGCCAATGAAGTTTTACCAACACCTGGAGGTCCCACAAAACAAAGAACTGTTCCCTTTGATTTTAGATTTTCTATTTTTCTTTTTTCCAACATTTCTTTTACTGCAAAATATTCAGAAATTCTCTCTTTTGGTTTTTCTAAAGAATAGTGGTCTTTATTTAATTGTTCTTCCACACTTTTTACAGAAATGTCATTTTGAGCATATTTACCAAATGGAATTTCTAAAACATTTTCAATGTATGTTTGAAGTAGGGCACTATCAGGTGAGTCTTGGTGCATTCTACTTAATTTATCAATTTGTTTTTTTGTTTCTTTATATCCATCTTTAGGCATATAAGCTTTTATTTTTTTTAGCTTCTTTTTATAAGCTTTTATTTCTACATCTTTTTGGTTATCAGAACCTAGTTCTTTTTGTATAGCTTTTATCTGTTCTTTTAAGAAGTAATCTTTGTGAGTTTTTTCTATCTTTGAATTAACTTTTTGAGTTATTTCTTTTTGTATTTTAAAACTTTCAATCTCTTTTTTTATAGTTTCAATTATTTCTAATAATCTTTTTTCTAAATTTGTTTGGGCAAATAGTTTATATGCTTCATCTTTTTTAACTTTTAAAACTGAAGAGATTAAATCAGCAATTCTTGTAGCATCATTATTTTCTTCTATTGTTTTAATTAAATCAGCAGGAAATTTAGAATTAATTCTTGAAAGTTTTTTAACTTGTTCTCTTAGAACATCAATAATAGAAGTAATGTTTTCTTGTGATACTTCTTCATCTTCTAATTTATCAACAAAAGCAAAATTTGGATTTTCTTCATTATAATTTTTTATTCTTCCTTTTGCTAGTCCTTGAAAAAGTACTTTTATTTTCCCATCTGGTAAAGATACTTTTCTCATGATATTTCCAATTACTCCAACATCATAAAAGTCATCTTCTTTTCTTTTCCCCTCATGTCCAGGTTTACTAACAGTTACTATTACTAATTTATTATTTTCAATTGAGTGCTCTACTGCTTCTAAATTGCTTTCACTTTCTAAAAACAAAGGAGCAATCATAAATGGATATAAAAATATTTCGTCCTCAACTATTAAAGGTATTTCCTGTGGAAAAGATTCATAATTGTCTAATTCCATATGTTTTAACTCCTATAAAATATTCAAATTTTTTTAAAAAAGGTTCTCTTCAAAAAGAGATCTATAAAGTGGAACTTCTACTTCTTCAATTTCTTTAGCATCAACCCAAGATTCTTTTACTTTTTCTTCATAATATTTTGCAGCTTTTGGTTTATCAAGCCTTTTATAAAGATCTGCAATTTCTTTGTCTAAAGAAGCCTTTGCCATATAAAGTCTTGCACTCATAGTATCAACTAAAGGCATATATTTAGAGTCAGTAAATAAGTTTCTATACTCTTCAATTTCTTTAATTGTATCTTCAATAAGTTGTTGTTCTCTAAGTGAGTATGAAAAACCTAAAAAGTTAGCTTTAATTTTCAAGTATCTTACATAGTCTATATTTTTGCTAAGAGCAAATCTTTTTATATATTCATCAAGATAGAAATTAGCTAACTGGTACTCCTCATTATCAATATGAGCATTAGCTAGGATTAATAATGCTGTAGGAATTAAAGGTGAATTTCTATGTTCACTTTCTAATGATGTATATGTATCATCTGCTTCTTCTAGGAAACCTGTAGAAATATCTTTTAACATTTTATTGTACCAATAAAGTGCTGGTTTATTATATTCTTGTGCTCTTTCAGATTTCTGTGAGCAAGCAGTTAAGATAAAACCTAAACTTAAAATTAATATGACATTTTTAAACTTCAGTTTGTTGATCATTTATATCTTCCTTTTTTTGTAAAGTAAGTATTTTATCTTATGTATCCTTGCTACTTTCTTACTTTTTAAAGCTTTATAATTAATTAGTTATAATGTGTAAAATAATTTTGAAGGTATTACGATGAAATTAACACTTATTGGAAATGGATTTATGGCACAAGCACTTGCAAGAGGTCTTGTGAATAATTTTGAAGTAGAAATAATAGGAAGAGATGAAAAAAAACTAAATGAAATTAAAACAAGAATTTCTGAAGTTGAAGTAAAAGTTATGAAAGATATGGAAGATATTACAGATAAGAATATAATTTTTTGTGTAAAACCATATGCTTTACAAAGTGTTGCAGCTAGACTTGAAGGAAAAGCAAATGTTTTATTTTCAATTCTTGCAGGGACTACATTAGACAATTTAAAAAAACAAATAAAATCAAAATTTTATATAAGAACTATGCCTAATGTGGCAGCTTCAGTTTGTGGTTCAACTACAACAGTAACAGGGGATAAAGAAGCAAAAAATTTAGCTTTAGAGTTATTTTCTTATGTAGGAAAAACTGTTTGGGTTAACACAGAAAAACAACTTGATGTAGCAACAGCACTTGCAGGAAGTGGTCCTGCTTTTTTAAGTTTAGTTGCAGAGAGTTTAAGTGATGGAGCTGTTAAAGCTGGTTTAGAAAGAAGTATAAGTAATGAACTTGTAAAAGGTTTATTTAGTGGATATGCAAAATTATTAGAAACTACACATCCAGCTTTGATTAAAGATTCAGTAATGAGTCCAGGTGGAACAACTGCTGCGGGAATGGGAAAATTAGAAGAGGGTGCTGTAAGAGATGCTATGATTAAAGCAGTTGAAGCTGCAAATGATAAAGCCAATGAAATTGGACAAAAGTAGTTTTACTCTTCTTGAAACTATTATAAGTACACTAATTTTATCAATTATCATAGTAGGATTTTCAAACTCATTCTTCTATGATAATCTTGATGAAGAGTATATATTATTAAATAAATTAGAAAATAACTTTACTACTTCTTCTTATTCAAGTGACTTTGCAAAACAAAATAAAAATTTAACTTTAAAAATAAATGAAACTCAAACAAAAACTATCACTGTAAAAGAAATAGAATATAAAGATAATAAGATTAGGCTAAAGAAATATGAAATGTAAAGCTTTTTCTCTTCTAGAATTGATTATTGTAGTATTTTTAGGTTCTATAATTGTGATATATTCTTTTTCTTATTCAAAAGAACTTTATGAAATACAAATAACAAATGAAAATATTGAAAAATTAAAAATAGATTTAAACTCTACAAGAATAATTATTGAAAAAAACTTACCCCAATCAAAGGATTTATTGAGGTATGAAAATAAAAAACTCTATTATGATGGATATTTGCTACTTGATGAGGTAAATAGTTTTCATATGAGAGTTTTAGCTAATAATATACTGGTGGTTTTCATTGAGCTAGAAAATAAAATTAAACAAGAATGGAAATTTAAATTATGAAAAAAGCATTTACTCTTTTTGCTACTTTACTTTTATTAGTTGTATTTTCTTTTCTTATTATAAATATTTTTGAAGTAAAAAGTTTATCTTCTTCAAATATAGTAAATAAATACCAATATATTCAAGGTAAAAACCATTTATTGTTTTTAGAAGAGTATTTAAGAAACTCTTCTTTGGATGGAGTTAATAAAATTGAAATTGAAGATAATAAATTCAAGATACAAGCTTATGTAAAGGATAAGACAAGTAATTTTTTTATTCAAATGCAAGTAAAAGCAAAAGATTTTAATATTAGCTTAGTTAAAAATATTGAAATTAATAAGTAAAAATTAAGTACACTCTTTTCTCAAAAATAAAATTTATGTATAAAAAATATGAAATTTTCATAAAACTTTAAAAGGAAAATTATGAATTCTGTAATAATTGCCGTAAGTTTAATGGTTGTATTATCCTTAGTTCGTGTAAATATTGTAATTGCTTTAATTGTAGGAGCAATAGCTGGTGGTCTTGTTGGTGGATTAGATATAAATGAAACAATTCAAGCCTTTAATAAAGGCTTAGGGAATGGGGCAACTATAGCACTAAGTTATGCCATGTTAGGAACTTTTGCTGTTGCAATTTCAAAATCAGGAATTACTGATCTTTTATCAAATATGATTATCAAAAAAGTTAATTTAGGTGAGTCTTCTTTTCAATTTATTTATATAAAATATTTAATGTTGACTTTTATTCTACTTGCTGCAGTTTCTTCTCAAAATATTGTTCCTGTACATATTGCTTTTATCCCAATTTTAATTCCCCCTCTTTTACACTCAATGGCACAGTTACAATTAGACAGAAGAGTAGTTGCTTGTATTCTTACTTTTGGACTTATTGCTACATATATGTTTTTACCAGTTGGCTTTGGAGGAATATTTTTAAATGAAATTTTATTAAAAAACATTGTTGATAATGGAGTAGGTGCAGTATCTGGACAATTGCCTATAGCCATGGCGATTCCTGTTTTAGGAATGTTTTTAGGTTTACTTTTTGCAATATTTTTTTCATATAGGAAAAAAAGAGTTTATGATGTAAGTAAAATATTAGAAGTTGAAACAGAAAAAAGAGAACTTGATGTTTTTCATATAATTGTAGCTTTATTTTCTGTTGTTACAGCACTTGCTTTACAAGTATATACAAACTCTATTATTCTAGGTTCTTTAGCAGGTTTTATTATATTTATTGTTGCTGGCGTAATAAAAGCAAATCAAACTCAAGACTTTTTTACAAAAGGCTTAAAAATGATGGGAATGATTGGTTTTATTATGATTACTGCAAACGGTTTTGCTAGTGTTATAAATACGACAGGAGGAGTTGAAAGCTTAGTTTCTTCTGTAGTTGATATAATAGGAAATAATAAATCTTTAGCAGTATTTCTTATGTTAATAGTAGGGCTTTTTATTACAATGGGAATTGGTTCTTCTTTTTCTACTATTCCTATTATTGCAACTATTTATGTACCTTTATGTATACAATTAGATTTTTCTGTAATGGCAACTATTTCAATAGTTGGTACTGCTGCTGCCCTTGGAGATGCAGGTAGCCCCGCTTCAGATAGTACACTTGGACCAACATCGGGGCTTAATGTTGATGGACAGCATGACCATATTTGGGATACTGTAGTTCCTACTTTTCTTCATTATAATATCCCTTTAATAATTTTTGGTTGGCTTGCAGCTGTATATGTTTTTTAAGATAAAAGTAGAGTTTTCTCTACTTTTATAAGATTATATCTAAAACTTTTTTTGCAAGTTTTAATGCCTTACTTCTATGAGAAAACTCTTTTTTTACTTCATAAGGGAGATTCCCTAAAGTTTTATCAAAACCATTTGGAATAAACATAGGATCATAACCAAAACCATTTTCACCTATTTCTTTATCTATTACTTTACCATACATCCATCCATGTACTGTGTAAGTATAACCTTTATAGACAATGGCTATACAAGCTGTATAATAAGCTTCTGTCTCTTTTAAGTTTTTTTCTTTTAATTTTGAAATTAACTTTGAATTATTTTCTTTATCAGTGGCATTAGTTCCTGCATATCTTGCTGAATAAATACCTGGTTCATTATTAAGAGCTGGAACAGTTATCCCACTATCATCAGAAATTACGATTGCATCTTTAGAACCAATTTTTTCATAAATTTCTTGAGCTTTTTTTACAGCATTACCTTTAAAAGAGTCTTTGTCTTCTTCAACTTCATAATCTCCAATTATTTCTTTGAATGTAAAAACCTCTTCATTTGGTAATAATTTCTTAAATTCATCAATTTTACCTTTATTTCCTGTAGCTAAAATTATTTTCATAAATTTCCTTTTTACCCTCTTATTAACTTTATTGATATATAATCAGAGTTTATTTTACTTATGGGATTATATATGATTAAATCTATTTTACCTCTTAGTTTAATTATCGCTTTTAGATTTTTTGGACTTTTTATCGTTTTACCTGTTTTATCTGTTTATGCAATAAACCTTTATGGTGCAACTACGACATTAGTAGGTGTAGTAATTGGTGGATATGCTTTAACACAGATGCTGTTTCAAGTGCCATTTGGAATAATGAGTGATAAGTTAGGAAGAAAAGGTACTATTATAACTGGACTTTTACTTTTTGCTATTGGTTCAATTTTCTGTGCAATTGCTGATGATATTTTAATGTTAATGTTAGGAAGATTTTTACAAGGTGCGGGTGCTATTGGTGCTGTTGTTACAGCAACTATTAGTGATCTTGTAAAAGAAGAACAAAGACCAAAAGCAATGGCAACAATGGGAATGTTTATTGGAATGAGTTTTGCTGCTTCAATGTTGTTAGGACCTACGATAGGTTCTTTTGCTGGAGTTCCAACTCTATTTTATTTAACTGCTGTTATTGCAATTGTTTCAATATTTATTTTGGTTAAATATGTTCCTAATCCTCCAAAGATTACCCATACATATAAACACAAAGCTATAGTTTCTGATGTTTTATTAAATTCAAATTTAATAAAAATGAATATTACAAACTTTTTACAAAAAGGTTTAATGACTTTTGCTTTTATGATTATTCCTATGGTTTTAATCAACAATTATGAATGGCAAATGAGTGATTTATGGAAAGTATACTTACCTGCAAT
This sequence is a window from Halarcobacter mediterraneus. Protein-coding genes within it:
- a CDS encoding Na+/H+ antiporter family protein — its product is MNSVIIAVSLMVVLSLVRVNIVIALIVGAIAGGLVGGLDINETIQAFNKGLGNGATIALSYAMLGTFAVAISKSGITDLLSNMIIKKVNLGESSFQFIYIKYLMLTFILLAAVSSQNIVPVHIAFIPILIPPLLHSMAQLQLDRRVVACILTFGLIATYMFLPVGFGGIFLNEILLKNIVDNGVGAVSGQLPIAMAIPVLGMFLGLLFAIFFSYRKKRVYDVSKILEVETEKRELDVFHIIVALFSVVTALALQVYTNSIILGSLAGFIIFIVAGVIKANQTQDFFTKGLKMMGMIGFIMITANGFASVINTTGGVESLVSSVVDIIGNNKSLAVFLMLIVGLFITMGIGSSFSTIPIIATIYVPLCIQLDFSVMATISIVGTAAALGDAGSPASDSTLGPTSGLNVDGQHDHIWDTVVPTFLHYNIPLIIFGWLAAVYVF
- a CDS encoding MFS transporter, whose translation is MIKSILPLSLIIAFRFFGLFIVLPVLSVYAINLYGATTTLVGVVIGGYALTQMLFQVPFGIMSDKLGRKGTIITGLLLFAIGSIFCAIADDILMLMLGRFLQGAGAIGAVVTATISDLVKEEQRPKAMATMGMFIGMSFAASMLLGPTIGSFAGVPTLFYLTAVIAIVSIFILVKYVPNPPKITHTYKHKAIVSDVLLNSNLIKMNITNFLQKGLMTFAFMIIPMVLINNYEWQMSDLWKVYLPAMIFGFLSMAPAAIIAEKKGKFKEILALGIFFFGVSYLLIGLSAGYILFIVGVVIFFIGFNMHEPIMQSLATKFAKVHQRGLVLGVFNACGYLGTFLGGLLGGIFFEDVELTTIVYTIVVICILWIILIITMPNPLKKRLMYIHLDENTRQNTNKLDSILHIDEWYINDTENLLVIKYDNENINENTILETLK
- the lon gene encoding endopeptidase La, with the translated sequence MELDNYESFPQEIPLIVEDEIFLYPFMIAPLFLESESNLEAVEHSIENNKLVIVTVSKPGHEGKRKEDDFYDVGVIGNIMRKVSLPDGKIKVLFQGLAKGRIKNYNEENPNFAFVDKLEDEEVSQENITSIIDVLREQVKKLSRINSKFPADLIKTIEENNDATRIADLISSVLKVKKDEAYKLFAQTNLEKRLLEIIETIKKEIESFKIQKEITQKVNSKIEKTHKDYFLKEQIKAIQKELGSDNQKDVEIKAYKKKLKKIKAYMPKDGYKETKKQIDKLSRMHQDSPDSALLQTYIENVLEIPFGKYAQNDISVKSVEEQLNKDHYSLEKPKERISEYFAVKEMLEKRKIENLKSKGTVLCFVGPPGVGKTSLANSISQALKRPLVRIALGGMEDVNELRGHRRTYVGAMPGRIVKGLSDAKTMNPVVVLDEIDKLGANHRGDPTAVMLEVLDPEQNNEFRDLYLNFAIDLSQCIFVATANDARRIPPALRDRMEFIEISSYTPNEKYHIAKDYLIPQELEKHGLKRSEISLSKTTIEAIISKYTREAGVRNLRRVFAKIFRKTVKKLLKNEDMKKVSISTKNLKEFLENPIFEIDPAEKKNQIGVTNGLAWTAVGGDVLKTEAVKLRGKGILSVTGNMGEVMKESSKISYSVVKLLIDNKKLKIEQNTIPKTSKETEEKITVDSSEIYKRYDIHLHIPEGATPKDGPSAGITMATTIASILSNKEVRSDLAMTGELTLTGKVLPIGGLKEKLIAAHRAKMKLALIPRKNFQRDLDEIPEEVKENMEIKAVDTIEDVLKEALI
- a CDS encoding outer membrane protein assembly factor BamD; its protein translation is MINKLKFKNVILILSLGFILTACSQKSERAQEYNKPALYWYNKMLKDISTGFLEEADDTYTSLESEHRNSPLIPTALLILANAHIDNEEYQLANFYLDEYIKRFALSKNIDYVRYLKIKANFLGFSYSLREQQLIEDTIKEIEEYRNLFTDSKYMPLVDTMSARLYMAKASLDKEIADLYKRLDKPKAAKYYEEKVKESWVDAKEIEEVEVPLYRSLFEENLF
- the rdgB gene encoding RdgB/HAM1 family non-canonical purine NTP pyrophosphatase, whose amino-acid sequence is MKIILATGNKGKIDEFKKLLPNEEVFTFKEIIGDYEVEEDKDSFKGNAVKKAQEIYEKIGSKDAIVISDDSGITVPALNNEPGIYSARYAGTNATDKENNSKLISKLKEKNLKETEAYYTACIAIVYKGYTYTVHGWMYGKVIDKEIGENGFGYDPMFIPNGFDKTLGNLPYEVKKEFSHRSKALKLAKKVLDIIL
- a CDS encoding prepilin-type N-terminal cleavage/methylation domain-containing protein; this translates as MKCKAFSLLELIIVVFLGSIIVIYSFSYSKELYEIQITNENIEKLKIDLNSTRIIIEKNLPQSKDLLRYENKKLYYDGYLLLDEVNSFHMRVLANNILVVFIELENKIKQEWKFKL
- a CDS encoding pyrroline-5-carboxylate reductase; this encodes MKLTLIGNGFMAQALARGLVNNFEVEIIGRDEKKLNEIKTRISEVEVKVMKDMEDITDKNIIFCVKPYALQSVAARLEGKANVLFSILAGTTLDNLKKQIKSKFYIRTMPNVAASVCGSTTTVTGDKEAKNLALELFSYVGKTVWVNTEKQLDVATALAGSGPAFLSLVAESLSDGAVKAGLERSISNELVKGLFSGYAKLLETTHPALIKDSVMSPGGTTAAGMGKLEEGAVRDAMIKAVEAANDKANEIGQK